One part of the Vicinamibacteria bacterium genome encodes these proteins:
- a CDS encoding heparan-alpha-glucosaminide N-acetyltransferase domain-containing protein, with product MNSLVSPDSHPAPVVGLGRQPSATTWQRIPSIDIIRGAVMVLMAIDHVRVYSGLPAGGPSPGIFFTRWVTHFCAPAFVFLAGTSAFLKGTKLRDPGALARSLLIRGAWLVLLELTVLRLAWTFNLDYGHYLLAGILWVIGWCMILMAALIRLPTAVIAVFGLTIVGGHNVMDGLAPRLLPALQGSWLAPLWQVLYFGGPVALGKDGPTLAVLYSIVPWIGVMALGYAFGVVMLMAPRPRRQVCLALGLGAIALFLVLRGFNLYGNPSPWGGPQSRLPPLLSFLNTNKYPASLDFLLMTLGPTIALIPLLEHAKGAAAQVLTVFGRVPFFFYVLHIPLIHAAAILVSLLRLGEVSPWLMANHPMMPPPPPDGYTWGLGLLYLVTVGVVVALYFPCRWFEGLKHRRHEPWLSFL from the coding sequence ATGAATTCCCTTGTTTCCCCGGACAGCCATCCTGCGCCTGTCGTTGGCCTAGGGCGTCAGCCTAGCGCCACGACGTGGCAACGAATCCCGTCCATTGACATCATTCGGGGCGCGGTGATGGTCCTCATGGCCATCGATCACGTGCGCGTTTATTCCGGCCTTCCAGCAGGCGGCCCGTCGCCAGGCATCTTCTTCACGCGTTGGGTGACCCACTTCTGCGCACCCGCCTTCGTGTTCTTGGCCGGTACCAGCGCCTTCCTGAAGGGGACGAAGCTAAGGGACCCGGGGGCACTCGCCCGGTCGCTGCTGATCAGGGGGGCATGGCTGGTGTTGCTGGAGCTGACGGTTCTCCGCCTGGCGTGGACCTTCAACCTCGACTACGGGCATTACTTGCTCGCCGGCATTCTCTGGGTCATTGGCTGGTGCATGATCCTCATGGCCGCTCTCATTCGCCTGCCCACCGCGGTCATCGCCGTATTTGGCCTCACCATCGTCGGTGGCCACAACGTCATGGATGGGCTGGCGCCCCGGCTGTTGCCAGCGCTGCAGGGAAGCTGGCTGGCGCCGCTTTGGCAGGTACTCTACTTTGGCGGCCCCGTTGCCCTCGGCAAGGACGGTCCGACGCTGGCGGTGCTCTACTCGATCGTGCCCTGGATCGGCGTCATGGCGCTGGGCTATGCCTTCGGGGTGGTGATGCTCATGGCGCCAAGACCCCGTCGTCAGGTCTGCCTCGCGCTTGGGCTCGGCGCGATCGCCCTCTTCCTGGTTCTGCGCGGCTTCAATCTCTACGGCAATCCGTCACCGTGGGGCGGGCCGCAGTCAAGGCTCCCGCCGCTCTTGTCGTTTCTCAACACCAACAAGTACCCGGCATCGCTCGACTTCCTCCTGATGACGCTGGGGCCGACGATTGCTTTGATCCCACTCCTCGAGCATGCCAAGGGCGCGGCCGCGCAGGTCTTGACCGTCTTCGGGCGAGTCCCGTTCTTTTTCTACGTCCTTCACATACCGCTCATCCACGCCGCGGCAATTCTCGTCTCCCTGCTGCGGCTCGGCGAAGTGAGCCCTTGGCTCATGGCGAACCATCCCATGATGCCTCCCCCGCCCCCCGATGGTTACACCTGGGGGCTGGGCTTGCTCTACCTCGTCACGGTCGGGGTGGTGGTAGCCCTGTATTTCCCCTGCCGCTGGTTTGAAGGCCTGAAGCACCGGCGCCACGAGCCCTGGCTAAGCTTCTTGTGA
- a CDS encoding DUF2891 domain-containing protein → MIIALALGFLAAPASATDLKSTDASRFARLALQCINREFPNKPDHVMADATGVRSPKAMHPAFYGCYDWHSSVHGHWLLVRLLKSFPDLPEAREIRKALGESFSENSVAGEVGYLNQKETKSFERTYGWAWLLKLAAELHSSSDPDLRAWSRNMEPLAEALAARLEAFLPKQNYAIRTGVHPNTAFGIAFALDYARELGNTKLEGLLVDRSRFYYLDDRNVPAAWEPGGEDFFSPALMEADLMRRVLKPGEFAAWYSNFLPELPKNLGSPATVTDRSDPKLVHLDGLNLSRAWAMRAVASALPPGDPQRRVLLESAERHLTDALANVASGNYEGEHWLATFAVYALTTPSP, encoded by the coding sequence ATGATCATTGCCCTGGCGCTTGGCTTCCTTGCTGCCCCGGCCTCGGCCACCGACCTAAAATCCACAGACGCCTCCCGCTTCGCAAGACTCGCCCTCCAGTGCATCAACAGGGAGTTCCCGAACAAGCCCGACCACGTCATGGCCGACGCGACGGGCGTTCGGTCCCCGAAGGCGATGCACCCCGCCTTCTACGGCTGCTACGATTGGCACTCCTCAGTCCACGGCCATTGGCTGCTGGTAAGACTCCTCAAGAGCTTCCCGGACCTGCCGGAGGCGCGGGAGATACGCAAGGCCTTGGGCGAGAGCTTCTCCGAGAACAGCGTGGCGGGGGAGGTGGGGTACCTCAATCAAAAGGAGACGAAGAGCTTCGAGCGGACGTATGGCTGGGCGTGGCTACTGAAACTGGCGGCGGAACTGCACTCCTCGAGCGACCCCGACTTGCGGGCCTGGTCCAGGAACATGGAGCCCTTGGCGGAAGCTCTAGCGGCCCGCCTCGAGGCCTTTCTTCCCAAGCAGAACTATGCGATACGAACGGGCGTCCACCCCAACACCGCCTTCGGCATCGCCTTCGCCTTGGACTACGCCCGGGAGCTCGGCAACACGAAGCTCGAAGGCCTTCTCGTCGACCGCAGCCGGTTCTACTACCTGGACGACCGCAATGTCCCCGCCGCCTGGGAGCCGGGTGGGGAGGACTTTTTCTCGCCCGCGCTCATGGAAGCCGATCTCATGCGCCGCGTACTCAAGCCCGGGGAGTTCGCTGCTTGGTACAGCAACTTCCTGCCCGAGTTGCCGAAAAATCTGGGAAGTCCGGCCACGGTGACGGACAGGTCCGACCCTAAACTCGTCCACTTGGACGGCCTCAACCTGTCACGAGCGTGGGCGATGAGAGCGGTCGCCAGCGCACTCCCGCCCGGCGACCCGCAAAGAAGGGTCCTGCTGGAGTCGGCGGAGCGTCATTTGACCGACGCTCTCGCCAATGTCGCCAGCGGCAACTATGAAGGCGAGCATTGGCTCGCCACCTTCGCCGTCTACGCCCTCACGACTCCCAGCCCCTAG
- a CDS encoding polysaccharide deacetylase family protein → MTAVRCLLLALICGGLPLSAAAQAVSVTLDDGPMIDSTPLMTPTERNEAILRHLRDRGVQAMFFVTIKSGADRPEGLALLRRLSDGGQLIANHSVTHPDFNAETTSLDAFEQEVLGCDAVIRALPGYRKLFRFPFLREGAEEAKRDGIRAFLREQGYRIGYVSIDTSDWLVDQKLREALATHPSLDLAPWREMYLKHVWDDAQAFDRLAKQLYGRAVKHVILLHHRLLNALFLGDVIDMFRARGWTIISPDEAFADPAYQVAPMIPRVDGGVLETTARALGVPLQPALAGLWSERQVREEADRLFIRP, encoded by the coding sequence ATGACCGCCGTCCGGTGCCTGCTCCTTGCACTGATTTGCGGCGGCCTACCGCTGTCAGCCGCCGCCCAGGCGGTGTCGGTGACGCTCGACGATGGACCAATGATCGACTCGACGCCGCTCATGACACCCACCGAGCGCAACGAGGCGATCCTGCGCCACCTGCGGGATAGGGGGGTGCAGGCCATGTTCTTCGTGACGATCAAGAGCGGAGCGGACCGGCCCGAGGGCCTCGCCCTGCTGAGACGTCTGTCGGACGGGGGACAGCTCATTGCTAACCACAGCGTCACGCATCCGGACTTCAACGCGGAAACGACAAGCCTGGATGCGTTCGAGCAGGAGGTCCTGGGCTGCGACGCCGTCATCCGGGCGCTGCCGGGGTACCGGAAATTGTTCCGCTTCCCGTTTCTGCGGGAGGGTGCCGAGGAGGCAAAGCGAGACGGTATTCGGGCGTTCCTGCGGGAACAGGGCTATCGGATCGGGTACGTCAGCATCGACACCTCGGACTGGTTGGTGGATCAGAAACTGAGAGAGGCGCTGGCGACGCATCCGAGTCTCGACCTAGCTCCCTGGCGCGAGATGTACCTTAAACACGTGTGGGACGATGCGCAGGCCTTCGACCGCCTCGCGAAGCAGCTCTACGGCCGTGCGGTAAAGCACGTGATTCTGTTGCACCACAGGCTACTCAACGCGCTCTTCCTGGGCGACGTCATCGACATGTTCCGCGCTCGTGGCTGGACAATCATTTCGCCCGACGAGGCATTCGCGGATCCGGCGTACCAGGTGGCCCCGATGATCCCTCGGGTCGACGGCGGCGTACTGGAGACTACGGCCAGGGCGCTGGGAGTTCCGCTGCAACCGGCCCTTGCCGGCCTATGGTCGGAGCGCCAAGTAAGAGAGGAAGCCGACCGGCTGTTCATTCGGCCCTGA
- a CDS encoding replication initiator protein A — protein MKRSATQIEEAVGRRLVAKTTGKGETENLGLDRAPVEFVKVEKNLASLGYFTPSNKRIKDVKAKEITFTRVIDGVKVEASATIVPAALFGLPTTADQDKYLALQKLIADVRQRDGKVSNPIKFTSAEILSLLRHRKSGRSYKDIEEWLNVMYSTTIISKGVVYLAGRKVWATDRFRVFDRAVSMGKEMEGGRVADKNYVWLSEWQLENINNNHVLPVDLETYRKLKNHVAKALVPLLQIWLYASRQDGAFEKRYDELCEILSIHHYEHLSRAKEQLGPSLDELQAHGYLANWAIERTADGEAYKVVLHHGEKFHRDRRLRQGEREAVPPPAAGNAEASAPGAGDLMGELKRRGIAERVARRLLRSLTPGQDVLRQIEYVDHVVSKEPWKYASPTGFLVRFIENNDPVAPSFLTPGQSEAAEEHQARREERVAAQRQAYEEFVRHGVERYIETHPERWEEVRTALRKELFATYPKAVGWEESEVSKWLRTNALRAIAAEAPDIVPFERFTERA, from the coding sequence ATGAAGAGATCAGCTACTCAGATCGAGGAGGCGGTTGGTCGTCGACTGGTGGCCAAAACGACAGGAAAGGGGGAGACCGAGAACCTGGGCCTGGACCGAGCGCCCGTGGAGTTCGTGAAGGTCGAGAAGAACCTGGCCTCCCTCGGCTACTTCACCCCCTCGAACAAGCGCATCAAGGACGTGAAGGCCAAGGAGATCACCTTCACGCGCGTCATCGACGGAGTCAAGGTCGAGGCGTCGGCGACCATCGTCCCTGCCGCCCTCTTTGGCCTTCCCACCACGGCCGACCAGGACAAGTACCTGGCCCTGCAGAAGCTCATCGCTGATGTGCGACAGAGGGACGGAAAAGTCAGCAACCCCATCAAGTTCACGTCCGCCGAGATCCTCTCCCTGCTGCGCCACCGGAAGAGCGGCCGCAGCTACAAGGACATCGAGGAGTGGCTGAACGTGATGTACTCGACGACCATCATCTCGAAGGGGGTGGTGTACCTCGCAGGCCGGAAGGTCTGGGCCACGGACCGCTTCCGCGTTTTCGACCGCGCCGTGAGCATGGGCAAGGAGATGGAGGGGGGGAGGGTCGCGGACAAGAACTACGTCTGGCTCTCGGAGTGGCAGCTCGAGAACATCAACAACAACCACGTCCTCCCCGTGGATCTCGAGACCTACCGCAAGCTCAAGAACCACGTGGCCAAGGCGCTCGTGCCGCTCCTCCAGATCTGGCTCTACGCATCCCGACAGGACGGCGCCTTCGAAAAGCGGTACGACGAACTCTGCGAGATCCTGAGCATCCACCACTACGAGCACCTCTCAAGGGCAAAGGAACAGCTTGGGCCCTCCCTCGACGAGCTTCAGGCCCACGGCTATCTTGCGAATTGGGCCATCGAGCGGACGGCGGACGGGGAGGCCTACAAGGTCGTCCTCCACCACGGGGAGAAGTTCCACCGGGACCGCCGGCTGCGTCAGGGCGAGAGAGAGGCGGTCCCGCCGCCCGCGGCGGGCAATGCGGAAGCGAGCGCCCCGGGGGCGGGTGACCTCATGGGTGAGCTCAAGCGGCGGGGGATCGCGGAGCGGGTGGCGCGCCGGCTGCTCCGCTCTCTGACCCCGGGCCAGGACGTGCTCCGGCAGATCGAGTATGTGGACCACGTGGTCAGCAAGGAGCCCTGGAAGTATGCGAGTCCAACCGGTTTCCTGGTGCGCTTCATCGAGAACAACGACCCCGTCGCGCCGAGCTTCTTGACCCCCGGCCAGAGTGAAGCGGCCGAAGAGCACCAGGCGCGGAGGGAGGAGCGGGTCGCTGCCCAGCGGCAAGCCTACGAGGAGTTCGTCCGGCACGGGGTCGAGCGGTACATCGAGACCCATCCTGAGCGTTGGGAAGAAGTGCGCACTGCGCTCAGGAAGGAGCTCTTTGCCACTTATCCCAAGGCCGTTGGCTGGGAGGAGTCCGAGGTCAGCAAGTGGCTGAGGACGAATGCGCTCAGAGCCATTGCCGCGGAGGCCCCCGACATCGTTCCTTTCGAACGCTTCACCGAACGCGCCTGA
- a CDS encoding helix-turn-helix domain-containing protein — protein MLTPEQREWIETHAGPTFRLTPSHTQMLRLALDTEKFSFRQVGDSLGVTREAVHLALRNLERRGVIRLRRAGPESLTRTPHTCEPGPALQAMFDAFAPQERMAR, from the coding sequence ATGCTCACTCCCGAACAGCGCGAGTGGATCGAGACGCACGCGGGGCCAACCTTTCGGCTCACGCCCAGCCACACCCAGATGCTGCGCCTCGCCCTCGACACCGAGAAGTTCTCGTTCCGGCAGGTGGGGGACTCTCTAGGCGTGACCCGCGAGGCCGTTCACCTGGCCCTCCGGAACCTGGAGCGACGGGGGGTGATTCGCCTCCGACGCGCCGGCCCCGAGAGCCTAACGCGGACCCCCCACACATGCGAGCCGGGGCCCGCCCTGCAGGCCATGTTCGATGCGTTCGCGCCACAGGAGAGAATGGCCCGGTAG
- a CDS encoding ParA family protein has protein sequence MKVFAVAMQKGGVGKTTVAMNVAVILADRGHRVLIVDADPQHCQSDAFGINPPDEKTLCEVLLEGLPISGAAIRVRGIDLVPGSRRLISAEKILGEEPDGNFRLRTALAGVKTLYDFVFIDCPPNLGRLTTNALVAADVPLVPVQTEQAAANAFRDFYETYGKIKTHLNPNLQPPVIIPSMYQGTTTLMREILQILEGNPMKLEVLAPIRRTIKISEAFSRGVPVYDYDREASGPFESIAERIAR, from the coding sequence ATGAAGGTCTTCGCGGTGGCGATGCAGAAGGGCGGGGTGGGGAAGACCACTGTCGCCATGAACGTCGCCGTCATCCTCGCGGACCGCGGCCACCGAGTGCTGATTGTCGATGCCGACCCGCAGCACTGTCAGTCGGACGCCTTCGGAATCAACCCTCCCGACGAGAAGACGCTCTGCGAGGTTCTCCTGGAGGGCCTCCCGATCTCCGGAGCGGCTATCCGGGTTCGGGGTATAGATCTCGTGCCCGGCTCAAGACGCCTCATATCTGCCGAGAAAATCCTCGGGGAGGAGCCCGACGGCAACTTCCGCCTGCGGACGGCCCTGGCGGGCGTCAAGACCCTCTACGACTTCGTCTTCATCGACTGCCCGCCGAACCTCGGCCGGCTCACGACGAACGCGCTGGTCGCGGCGGACGTGCCCCTCGTGCCCGTGCAAACCGAGCAGGCCGCCGCCAACGCCTTCCGCGACTTCTACGAGACCTACGGCAAGATCAAGACTCACCTCAACCCGAATCTGCAACCGCCGGTCATCATCCCGTCCATGTACCAAGGGACCACGACGCTCATGCGAGAAATCCTCCAGATTCTGGAGGGCAACCCCATGAAGCTCGAGGTCCTCGCTCCCATCAGACGCACGATCAAGATCTCGGAGGCATTCAGCCGGGGCGTCCCCGTGTATGACTACGACCGCGAGGCGTCCGGCCCCTTCGAGAGCATTGCCGAAAGGATCGCCCGATGA
- the rarD gene encoding EamA family transporter RarD → MSKDPRRERSLGIAYGFAAYGLWGFFPIYLKATAQAPVLEVLCHRVFWALVLLLALTWHQGQLAEVGLALKEPRVLAVLSASTVLIAINWLVYIFSVVNNRLLESSLGYYINPLVNVLLGVLFLRERLPPLVRVAVAIAAAGVVWLGICVGRAPWISLAVALSFGFYGLLRKVVPVGALIGLTVETLLLLPFVGAYLVVMVATGRAAFLSGNHTLDILLVMAGPVTAVPLLLFAAAARRLPLSTMGFLQYLSPTLQFLLAVVVYGELFDRAKLAAFACIWTALALFAFHSVRRRVPEPVVDA, encoded by the coding sequence ATGAGCAAGGACCCGCGTCGCGAGCGTAGCCTCGGTATCGCCTACGGGTTCGCGGCCTATGGCCTGTGGGGCTTCTTCCCCATCTACCTGAAGGCAACCGCGCAGGCGCCGGTACTCGAGGTCCTCTGTCATCGCGTCTTCTGGGCGCTCGTCCTGCTGCTTGCGCTCACCTGGCATCAGGGTCAGCTGGCCGAGGTGGGGCTCGCTCTCAAGGAGCCGCGGGTGCTGGCCGTTCTGAGCGCGAGCACGGTCCTGATCGCGATCAACTGGTTGGTCTACATCTTCTCCGTGGTCAACAACCGCCTGCTGGAAAGCAGCCTTGGCTACTACATCAACCCGCTGGTGAACGTGCTGCTCGGGGTGCTGTTCCTCCGCGAGAGGCTGCCGCCGTTGGTTCGGGTGGCGGTCGCGATCGCCGCCGCCGGCGTCGTCTGGCTCGGCATCTGCGTCGGCCGTGCGCCCTGGATCTCGCTGGCCGTGGCCTTGTCGTTCGGGTTCTACGGGCTGCTGCGCAAGGTGGTCCCCGTGGGCGCGCTCATCGGCCTGACGGTCGAGACCCTGCTGCTGCTGCCCTTTGTCGGCGCCTATCTCGTCGTGATGGTGGCCACCGGACGCGCGGCTTTCCTGTCCGGCAACCACACCCTTGATATTCTCCTGGTGATGGCCGGACCGGTAACCGCCGTGCCCCTGCTCTTGTTCGCGGCGGCGGCCCGGCGGCTGCCTCTGTCGACGATGGGATTCCTGCAATACCTCTCACCCACGCTACAGTTCCTGCTGGCCGTCGTCGTGTATGGGGAGCTGTTCGACCGCGCGAAGCTGGCGGCCTTTGCCTGCATCTGGACCGCGCTGGCGCTATTCGCCTTCCACAGCGTGCGCCGTAGGGTACCGGAGCCCGTGGTCGACGCTTGA
- a CDS encoding YciI family protein: protein MYQSGKDSDAPPSQGEITAVGQLIEDMAKAGVLVATEGLQPSSKGARVRISGEKFTETDGPFVETKELIAGYAIVKAKSKGDAIEPAKRFLKVMGERETEVRLMHDTPAFESGNAANRPAATAKR from the coding sequence TTGTACCAGTCGGGCAAGGACTCCGATGCGCCCCCGAGCCAGGGGGAAATTACCGCGGTCGGGCAGCTGATCGAAGACATGGCGAAGGCCGGCGTACTGGTCGCCACCGAAGGACTCCAACCGAGTTCGAAGGGCGCGCGCGTCCGGATCTCGGGAGAGAAGTTCACCGAGACCGATGGCCCCTTCGTCGAGACCAAGGAGCTGATCGCCGGCTACGCGATCGTCAAAGCAAAGTCCAAGGGCGACGCGATCGAGCCCGCCAAGCGCTTCCTCAAGGTGATGGGGGAGCGTGAGACCGAGGTTCGCCTGATGCACGACACGCCGGCCTTCGAATCCGGGAACGCAGCAAATCGCCCAGCGGCGACCGCGAAGCGGTAG
- a CDS encoding STAS domain-containing protein yields the protein MFQHSLEQRGDVGIVHVKETKLTYPVLSSFFGAVRRIVDGGARKLVIDLGAVAYIDSVAIGCLIDIYRLLEHRHGAVKLSGLQPRVQTMLFMTGVQKVVQVYRDEVEALAAFGGRPKQMADVLSPVAGA from the coding sequence GTGTTTCAACACTCGTTGGAGCAGAGGGGCGACGTTGGAATCGTGCACGTGAAGGAGACCAAGCTGACCTACCCGGTGCTGTCCTCCTTCTTTGGCGCCGTGCGCCGAATCGTCGACGGGGGCGCTCGCAAGCTGGTGATCGACCTGGGCGCGGTGGCCTACATCGACAGCGTCGCGATCGGCTGTTTGATAGACATCTACCGGTTGCTCGAACACCGCCACGGTGCTGTGAAGCTGTCCGGCCTTCAACCCCGCGTACAGACGATGCTCTTCATGACGGGCGTCCAGAAGGTGGTGCAGGTTTACCGCGATGAGGTCGAGGCGCTGGCGGCGTTCGGCGGACGGCCGAAGCAGATGGCGGATGTTCTGAGCCCCGTTGCTGGAGCGTAG
- a CDS encoding PEGA domain-containing protein — protein sequence MGFDLGWPYYGADYYNVAPYYYGSPYPDTGYIGNGDGYHGDPGGYSGGDSPSYGSRGDYSDGGGPNNQPQSGGVAVRMVVRPLDATIYMDGRFWGSGHDASTLRLPEGRHRVEVVRPGFRTYTQDFDVNADRPGQLSITLERR from the coding sequence TTGGGCTTCGACCTCGGATGGCCCTACTACGGGGCCGATTACTACAATGTTGCCCCCTATTACTACGGCTCTCCTTACCCCGACACGGGCTACATCGGGAACGGGGATGGCTACCATGGGGATCCTGGTGGCTATTCCGGGGGCGACAGCCCCTCCTATGGGAGCCGTGGCGACTACTCCGACGGGGGAGGACCGAACAACCAACCGCAGTCGGGTGGCGTTGCGGTGCGGATGGTGGTGCGGCCTTTGGATGCCACGATCTATATGGACGGACGGTTCTGGGGGAGCGGGCATGATGCGTCGACCCTACGTCTTCCTGAAGGGCGTCATCGGGTCGAGGTCGTTCGCCCGGGCTTCCGGACCTACACCCAAGATTTCGATGTGAACGCCGACCGTCCCGGCCAGCTCTCCATCACCCTGGAACGTCGGTAA
- a CDS encoding serine/threonine-protein kinase, translating into MSPDAILALLKLRAEFTSRYDPDSWIFLGAGAFAVVARVQSLVLDQPVALKVFHRFDRTIKRRLQAEVTNTQRILSHAVVQVYTAFFLDDDTAWLEMESVDGPDLQRELERREQEACPFTTTEALDLALAATIPVAEAHAVGVIHRDIKPSNYLLPSSRAPLLKLGDFGISKHLQDARLTGTGQFPGTPSWACPEAYDGHPLGTPADVYNLAALAFLLLANRPAYDLPRRATPNQWLAAHRHLAPRRVRDFRPEVHPALEDALRRSLHKDPARRLPLPDLVAAIRSAQLPQATGASSHSPPARRRLRMAVAGMSLALVLFGLAALAISHAPRPSAPLASSSSISLPLPVSPTPSASEARPAEAASPAPERITAGPAAKPRRHGFRVELDAEWLTLTNATGGRVAEISVTIVGPDGALATAATSGVLAPGEEITFPLSAFSPRPTWPPKDVLVSADALGGRQAFPVSPRNSAIAMDTK; encoded by the coding sequence TTGTCACCCGACGCCATCCTCGCCCTCCTGAAGCTCCGCGCGGAGTTCACGAGCCGGTACGACCCGGACAGCTGGATCTTCCTCGGCGCGGGCGCTTTCGCCGTGGTCGCTCGCGTCCAGAGCCTGGTGCTCGACCAGCCGGTGGCCCTCAAGGTCTTCCACCGCTTCGACCGCACCATCAAGAGGCGATTGCAGGCGGAAGTGACGAACACGCAGCGGATCCTCAGCCATGCGGTCGTCCAGGTCTACACCGCGTTCTTCCTCGACGACGACACGGCGTGGCTGGAGATGGAGTCCGTCGACGGACCCGACCTCCAGCGCGAGCTGGAGCGCCGGGAACAGGAGGCCTGCCCCTTCACGACCACGGAGGCCCTGGACCTCGCCCTGGCCGCGACCATCCCCGTAGCCGAGGCCCATGCGGTCGGCGTCATCCATCGAGACATCAAGCCTTCGAACTACCTTCTCCCCTCCTCCCGGGCGCCGCTCCTCAAGCTCGGCGATTTCGGCATCTCCAAGCACCTGCAGGATGCGCGGCTCACCGGCACTGGCCAGTTCCCCGGCACTCCGTCCTGGGCCTGTCCCGAGGCCTACGACGGGCACCCTCTCGGCACCCCCGCCGACGTCTACAACCTGGCCGCCCTCGCTTTTCTCCTGCTCGCGAACCGGCCCGCCTACGACCTGCCCCGACGGGCCACGCCGAACCAATGGCTCGCTGCCCACCGCCACCTGGCTCCGCGCCGCGTCCGCGACTTCAGGCCTGAAGTCCACCCAGCCCTCGAGGATGCGCTGCGGCGCTCTCTCCACAAGGACCCGGCGCGCCGGCTCCCCCTCCCCGACCTCGTGGCTGCGATTCGGTCAGCTCAGCTCCCCCAGGCCACCGGAGCCTCCTCTCATTCGCCTCCGGCGCGCAGGCGCCTTCGTATGGCCGTGGCCGGCATGAGCCTGGCTTTGGTCCTGTTCGGCCTTGCCGCCCTCGCCATCAGCCACGCTCCGCGCCCATCCGCGCCTCTGGCGTCCTCCTCGTCCATAAGCCTGCCCCTGCCCGTCTCCCCCACTCCGTCCGCATCGGAGGCGCGCCCGGCGGAAGCCGCCTCCCCCGCGCCTGAGCGGATCACCGCCGGTCCGGCGGCCAAGCCCCGCCGGCACGGGTTCCGGGTTGAGCTGGATGCGGAGTGGCTCACGCTCACGAACGCCACCGGGGGTCGGGTGGCCGAGATTTCCGTCACCATTGTCGGCCCTGACGGGGCCCTGGCGACCGCGGCGACCAGCGGTGTGCTCGCTCCCGGGGAGGAAATCACGTTTCCCCTCAGTGCCTTCTCTCCACGACCGACGTGGCCCCCGAAGGACGTCTTAGTGAGCGCCGATGCGCTGGGCGGGCGCCAGGCGTTCCCTGTATCACCTCGGAACTCTGCAATAGCCATGGACACGAAGTAG